A genomic window from Glycine soja cultivar W05 chromosome 10, ASM419377v2, whole genome shotgun sequence includes:
- the LOC114370445 gene encoding probable cysteine protease RD21B, with product MRTLFQNSRFLSHAFLLSLSLFFLAFGAGWAMDMSIIDYDESHTRHVYEAWLVKHGKAYNALGEKERRFKIFKDNLRFIEEHNGAGDKSYKLGLNKFADLTNEEYRAMFLGTRTRGPKNKAAVVAKKTDRYAYRAGEELPAMVDWREKGAVTPIKDQGQCGSCWAFSTVGAVEGINQIVTGNLTSLSEQELVDCDRGYNMGCNGGLMDYAFEFIVQNGGIDTEEDYPYHAKDNTCDPNRKNARVVTIDGYEDVPTNDEKSLMKAVANQPVSVAIEAGGMEFQLYQSGVFTGRCGTNLDHGVVAVGYGTENGTDYWLVRNSWGSAWGENGYIKLERNVQNTETGKCGIAIEASYPIKNGANPPNPGPSPPSPATPSIVCDEYYSCNSGTTCCCLFEYRGFCFGWGCCPIESATCCPDQTSCCPPDFPFCDDSGSCLLSRDNPFGVKALRRTPATSTWTQRKVAMKGN from the exons ATGAGGACCCTCTTTCAAAACTCACGTTTCCTTTCCCATgcatttttgctttctctttctcttttctttctggCGTTCGGTGCTGGCTGGGCCATGGACATGTCCATCATCGACTACGACGAGAGCCACACGAGGCACGTGTATGAGGCGTGGCTTGTGAAGCACGGCAAGGCCTACAATGCCTTGGGGGAGAAGGAACGGAGGTTTAAGATTTTCAAGGACAATTTGAGGTTCATTGAAGAACATAATGGGGCGGGGGACAAGAGTTACAAGTTGGGGTTGAACAAGTTCGCCGATCTCACCAACGAGGAGTATAGGGCCATGTTCTTGGGTACCCGGACGAGAGGACCTAAGAACAAGGCAGCAGTCGTGGCCAAGAAAACTGACCGTTATGCTTATCGCGCTGGGGAGGAGTTGCCCGCCATGGTGGATTGGAGGGAGAAGGGTGCGGTTACCCCCATTAAAGATCAAGGCCAATgtg GGAGTTGTTGGGCATTCTCCACGGTTGGTGCAGTGGAAGGAATCAATCAAATTGTAACGGGCAACCTCACCTCTCTGTCTGAGCAAGAATTGGTGGATTGTGACAGAGGCTATAACATGGGGTGCAATGGAGGTCTCATGGATTATGCTTTTGAGTTTATTGTGCAAAATGGAGGCATTGACACGGAAGAAGATTACCCCTATCATGCAAAGGATAATACATGTGATCCAAACAGG AAAAATGCTCGGGTTGTTACCATTGATGGATATGAAGATGTCCCAACCAATGATGAGAAATCTTTGATGAAGGCTGTTGCAAACCAACCTGTCAGTGTTGCCATTGAAGCTGGTGGCATGGAATTTCAACTTTATCAATCG GGTGTTTTCACTGGCCGATGTGGGACAAACCTAGACCATGGTGTTGTAGCAGTTGGGTATGGAACAGAAAACGGCACTGATTACTGGCTAGTGAGGAACTCATGGGGCTCAGCATGGGGGGAGAATGGTTACATCAAGCTAGAGAGAAATGTGCAAAATACTGAGACTGGCAAGTGTGGAATTGCAATAGAGGCATCATACCCTATCAAGAATGGTGCTAACCCTCCAAACCCTGGTCCTTCTCCTCCATCTCCTGCAACACCTTCAATTGTTTGTGATGAGTACTACTCTTGCAACTCTGGAACCACATGTTGCTGCCTCTTTGAGTACAGAGGGTTCTGCTTTGGATGGGGATGTTGCCCTATTGAGTCTGCAACATGTTGCCCTGACCAGACCAGTTgttgccctcctgatttccctTTCTGTGATGATTCTGGATCTTGCCTATTG AGCCGTGACAACCCATTTGGGGTAAAAGCTTTGAGAAGAACGCCTGCCACAAGTACTTGGACCCAAAGGAAAGTTGCCATGAAAGGCAACTAA